The Schistocerca cancellata isolate TAMUIC-IGC-003103 chromosome 4, iqSchCanc2.1, whole genome shotgun sequence genome contains a region encoding:
- the LOC126184346 gene encoding ATP synthase subunit b, mitochondrial-like, producing the protein MESPDEFTFFYKKNEGTGPYVFGLGLTSCLCSKEIYVMERERYNGLSFAILIIFAVKKLEPKFAKYADAEVDKEEAEWNEPRKRIGRCHMVSWIVSSVLKSITSEQEKQYLRKCIAYLKASSVQQYVFTGN; encoded by the exons ATGGAAAGTCCAGATGAATTCACCTTCTTCTATAAAAAGAACGAAGGCACAGGCCCATATGTCTTCGGCTTGGGTTTAACAAGCTGTTTGTGCAGCAAAGAGATATACGTCATGGAACGTGAGCGTTACAATGGTTTGTCATTTGCCATACTAATTATTTTCGCTGTGAAGAAATTGGAGCCAAAATTTGCTAAATATGCAGATGCAGAAGTTGATAAAGAAGAAGCGGAGTGGAATGAACCAAGAAA GAGGATTGGCCGGTGTCATATGGTTAGTTGGATTGTCAGCAGTGTCCTTAAATCAATAACATCTGAACAGGAGAAGCAATATCTAAGGAAGTGCATTGCATATCTTAAAGCATCGTCTGTGCAGCAGTATGTATTTACAGGAAATTAA